Sequence from the Streptomyces mobaraensis NBRC 13819 = DSM 40847 genome:
CGTTGCATGTCACCTTACGAATCGGTACATGTAGGCGTCAACCACAGCAAGCGGCGGGCGCGCGGAAAACGCGAGAAGGGGCGCGGCCGGATCGGCCGCGCCCCTTCTCGGGCTCTGTGGGAACTACTGCCAGCTGGCGTGCAGCGGCTTGCCCTCCGCGTAACCGGCGGCGCTCTGGACGCCGACGACGGCCCGCTCGTGGAACTCCGCGAGGTTGCCCGCGCCCGCGTAGGTGCAGGACGAGCGGACGCCCGCGATGATCGAGTCGATCAGATCCTCGACGCCCGGGCGGGCCGGGTCGAGGAACATCCGCGAGGTGGAGATGCCCTCCTCGAACAGGCCCTTGCGGGCGCGGTCGTAGGCGGACTCCTCCGAGGTGCGGTTGCGCACGGCACGGGCCGAGGCCATGCCGAAGCTCTCCTTGTACAGCCGGCCGTCGGCGGACTGCTGGAGGTCGCCCGGGGACTCGTAGGTGCCCGCGAACCAGGAGCCGATCATCACGTTGGAGGCGCCGGCGGCCAGCGCCATGGCGACATCGCGCGGGTGGCGGACGCCACCGTCGGCCCAGACGTGCTTGCCGTACTTCTTCGCCTCGGCGGCGCACTCCAGCACCGCGGAGAACTGCGGCCGGCCCACGCCGGTCATCATGCGGGTGGTGCACATGGCGCCGGGGCCCACACCGACCTTGATGATGTCCGCGCCGGCCTCGACGAGGTCGCGCACGCCCTCGGCGGCGACGATGTTGCCCGCGACGATCGGGACCCGCGGGTCCAGCGCCCGGACGGCCTTGATCGCGGCGATCATCGACTCCTGGTGGCCGTGCGCGGTGTCCACCACGATGGTGTCCGCGCCGGCGTCCAGCAGCGCCTTGGCCTTGCCGGCCACGTCGCCGTTGATGCCCACGGCGGCGGCGACGCGCAGCTTGCCGTCGGCGTCGGTGGCCGGGGTGTAGAGGGTGGCGCGTAGGGCGCCCTTGCGGGTGAGGATGCCCGCCAGCTTCCCGTCCTTGTCGACGGCGGGCGCCAGCTTGCGGTGGGCCGCGTCCAGCTGGTTGAACGCCTCACGTGGGTCGATGTCGGCGTCCAGGAGCAGCAGCTCCTTGGACATGACCTCGGACAGCTGGGTGAAGCGGTCCACACCGGTCAGGTCGTGCTCGGTGACCACGCCGACGGGCCGGTGGTCCCCGTCCACGACGACGCCGGCGCCGTGCGCCCGCTTGGGCAGCAGGGACAGCGCGTCGGCGACGGTCTGGGTGGGGGCGAGGACGATGGGGGTGTCCAGCACGTGGTGCCGGCTCTTGACCCAGGTGATGACGTCGGTGACGACCTCGATCGGGATGTCCTGGGGGATGACCACGAGGCCGCCGCGGCGGGCGACGGTCTCCGCCATGCGGCGGCCCGCGATGGCGGTCATGTTGGCGACCACGAGCGGGATGGTGGTGCCCGTGCCGTCCGGGGCGGAGAGGTCCACACCCTGGCGGGAACCGACCGCGGACCGGCTCGGCACCATGAAGACGTCGTCGTACGTCAGGTCGTACGGCGGCTTCTGATCGTTGAGGAAACGCATACTGGCTCTCTCACCTGCAGGAATAGAACTACGAAGCGGGTGGGGAGTCAGCTCGAACCAGCGCCGGATCGGGCTGAGGTTCCTGGACCCATCATCCACGATGAGTCGGGCTGTTGGCCAATGACTGTGAGATTTCGCGGCATTCCTGTGGATTCGGCCAGCCGGTCGCGGCGGGCCCTGTGGCATCGGCCAAGCCCGGCCGGAGGGGCCGTCGGAAGGTCCCCTTACGGTGGCGCCATGACGCACCAGGAGATCATCTGCCGCCCCTCGGGGCCGGAGGACGACGCGGCCGTGGCCGCCCTCGACGGCTCCTTCACCACCGACACCGTGTACGCGGTGACCCCCTTCCCCGGCTCCGCCGAGGGCTTCGCCCTCCGGCCGGTGCCGGTCGACCCGCCCGTCCGCAAGGTGTTCCCCGACGACGAGCCGGACGGCGAGGAGGCGGGGGACGGCGCCCGCCGGTACGCGGCGTTCGCCGGCGACGAGCTCTGCGGCTTCGTCGCCACCTCCTACGAGCCGTGGAACCGCCGGCTCACCGTCGAGGACATCGAGGTGGCCCCGGCGTACCGGGGGCGGGGTGTCGGCCGGGCCCTCATGGAATGCGTCGCCGAACAGGCCAGGGAATGCGGCGCGGGGCATGTGTGGCTGGAAGTCACCAACATCAATGCCCCTGCCATCCGTTCCTATCTCCGCATGGGTTTCTCGTTTTGCGGAATGGACACCACGCTTTATTCCGGGACGGCGTCCGAGGGGGAAATCGCGCTCTTCATGAGCCGCTCCTGCTCCTGATCCGACCCGCTCCCGGACGCTTGGGCCGGCCCGTTCCCGGACGCCTGGGCGGGCCCGCTCTCCGGGGCCTGGGCGGGCCCGCCTCCCGCCGCGTGAGCCGGCCCGCTCCCGGGACCGCCGCCCGCACCGGCCGCCTCTCCGGCGACCGGGCCGGCGACCGGGCCGGCACCGGCCCGCTCCGGCGCGGGCTCCCCGGTGAGGGCGGCGGCCGCCGCCACCGCCGTGCGCCGGGCCCGGGGCCCGGTGGTCGCGGCCCCGAGGACGGCGACGACGAGGCCGCAGGCGGTGACGATCCACCACCCGCCGTGGCTCGCCGCGGCGAAGTGGGTGCGCACGGGCCCGTCGAGGTGCGCGGAGACCACCGTGCCGATGACGGCCACGCCGGACGCCTGGCCGACCTGCCGGGCGGTGGACATCATCCCGGCCGCCGTGCCGGCCCGTTCGGCGGGCATGCCGGTGACGGCGGTCGTGGTGATCGGCGGGTTCATCAGCCCGAAGCCGAGCCCGAACAGCGCGTGGTCGGCGAGCAGCCACGCCGTGGGCGTGTCCGCGTCCACCCGGGTCAGACCGAGGGCGGCCAGCGTGATCGCCGTACCGGCGACCACCAGCGGCAGCCGGGGCCCGCGGGCCGCCACCAGCCGTCCGGACACCGGCCCGGCCACCAGCATCATCGCGGCGAGGGGCAGCGTGTACAGCCCCGCGTCCACCGCCGACAGGCCGCGGACGCCCTGCAGGTAGAGCGGCTCGACGAAGAGGAACCCGCCCAGCGCCCCCACCCCGCAGAACCCGATCACGCTCGCCCCGCTGAAGGGCACGCTCCGGAAGTAGCGCGGTTCGATCAGCGGCTCCGCGCGCCGCCGCTCGTACCCGACCAGGACCACCAGGACGACGGCGGCCAGCGCGAACAGCGCGACGATCGGCGCCGACGCCCAGCCCCGCTCCCGGCCGGTGATCACCGCGTACACCAGGGAGGCCAGCAGCACCACGACGAGGAGCTGCCCCACCGGGTCGAACCGGCGCACCCGGGCCGCCTTGGACTCGGGGACGAAGCGGCGGCACAGCACCACCGCCGCGATCCCGATCGGCACGTTGATCCAGAAGATCGCCCGCCAGCCCACCGAGTCCACCAGCGCCCCGCCGACCACCGGCCCGAGCGCCATGCTGATGCCGAGCACTCCGCCCCACACCCCGATCGCCCGGGCCCGCTCGGCACGGTCGGTGAAGGTGTTGGTGATAATGGCCATGGCCACGGGGTTGAGCATGGACCCGCCGATCGCCTGCACCACCCGGAAGGCGACCAGCCAGCCGAGCCCCGGCGCGAAACCGCACAGCAGCGACCCGGTGGTGAAGACCACGAGACCGGCCGTGAACGTGCGCCGCCGCCCGATGCGGTCCGCCGTCGACCCCGCGAGCATCAGCAGGCTCGCCAGCACCAGAAGGTATGAGTCGACGATCCACTGCAACCCCGCCATCGAAGCGTGCAGTTCGGTCGACAGGGCCGGCAGCGCGATGTTGACGGCCGAGCCGTCCAGGCTCACCAGCAGCAGACTCGTACAGCAGATCAGCAGCACCAGCACGCGGCGCCGGCGTCCTATGTCGTCCGGCATGTACTCCCCTCCCGTTCCCGGGACCGGCCCGGCGTTTTTCCCGGCACTTTCCCTACGGTTCGGGACGGATTTCCCCGAATTCCGCCACCCGCCCCAGGGTGTTTCGGGCCGTCTTCAGAATCCGGCATTCCCCGCATGACTACAAAGGCGATTCCGGCACTCATAAGAAGCGAGGGCGCCGCCGACCCGGAGAGAGGGGTGTTCCGGGCCACCGCGCCGGGGATACGCACCGAGCGCCCGGGCCGCGACCGCCACGTACTCGCCGTGCGGGCCGGCAACCCGCTCACGGAAGGCGAGCTACCGGCCGAGCGGAGCGCCGCGGCACCTCCAGACGTCCCGGCACGGCCGGACCGGTCATCCGCTCGACGACGCGCCGGCCGGGACCGGCCACCGGCGGCGGGTGTGCGCGACCGCGCCGACCTACGCGGCGACGCCGCCGCTCCTGAGGGGATCGCGGAGCTTCGTCTCCGTCATCCCACCGTCGAGACGCTCGGCCCGGCCGTCCGGGAGCTGCCGTTCGCCCTGCCACCGGTCGACCTCTCCCAGACGTGGCACCGGCGCGCACCCGGCGCACCTCCGGCTGCGCGCCCGGGTCCGCGAGGCGGTCGGGACGGTCCTCGGTCCGCGGGAGGCTCAGACGTCCGGGTCGGCGCGGTCCAGCGCGGGCCGGGGGCCGGGCGCGGACTCGGTCAGCAGGTAGTCGGCCGCGGCCGTGTCCGTCACCAGGCTGGTGACCAGGCCCGAACGCAGCACCGCGCCGATCGCCGCCGCCTTGCGCGCGCCGCCCGCGATGGCCACGACCTCGGGGATGCGGCGGAGCCGGTCGGCCTCCACGGTGATGCAGCGCTCGCCCAGGTCCCGCCCGATCCGGCGGCCCTCGGCGTCGAAGAGGTGCGCCGACATCTCGGCGGCGGCGCCCAGCGACGCGTAGTGGGTGCGCTCCTCGTCCGACAGCATGTCGTAGACCGTGGAGATGCCCGGCTCCCAGGAGCCGATGGAGACGGCGGCGACGGTCACCTTGTCGAAGTACTCGAAGGCCCGCGCGATGCCCGTCTGACCGCGCAGCGCGGCGGCGGTGGCCGGGTCGGGGAGCAGCATCGGGGCGTAGATCGGGTGCGCCTCGCCGCCGGAGACCTGGGCCGCCCGGCGCACGGCCTCGACGGAGCCGCGCTCGGCGGTGCCCGCGTCGTAGACGCCGGTGAGCTGGACGACGGTGCAGGGCGGCAGCCGGTGCAGGGCCGCCGCCATGTGGATGGTGGAGCGGCCCCAGGCCAGGCCGAGCACGTCGCCCTCGTTGACCAGCTCGCCGAGCAGTCCGGCGGCCACCTCGCCCAGGTTCTCCGGGTCGGGCGCGTCCTCGGCCGCGTCGGCCGGGGACTCGACGACGACGGCGTGCCGCAGGCCGTAGCGGGCGCGCAGCGCGTCGGAGCGCTCCGCGTCCAGCTCGGCGGGCACCCGGATCTCGATGCGCACCAGATCGCGTTCGAGCGCCGTCTCCAGCACCCGGGCCACCTTGAAGCGGCTCACGCCGAACTCCTCGGCGATCTGGATCTTGGACTTGCCCTCCAGATAGAAGCGGCGGGCCATGGCCGCCGCCTGCACGAGTTCGGCGGGCCCCATCGGCGTCACTGAACGGCCCGTCGACACCGCGTTCTCCTCACTGCTGCGTTCACCTTGTGGACTCGACCGTCACATCCTGTCAGAAAACAGCGGTCCCGATCTTCCTCCGGTCCCGTACCCGGCCTCCGGACCCGGTGGTTCAGTGCCCGCAGGCCCAGGGCGCGGCCGAGGTGGCCGTCTCCGCGAGCTCACGCAGTGAGCGTACGGCGGCCGCCGGGTCATCGGTACCGTAAACGGCCGAACCTGCGACGAACACATCGGCGCCCGCCTCGGCGCACCGCTCGATGGTCTCCGCCGAGACCCCGCCGTCCACCTGGAGCCAGAGCTCCAGACCGTGCCGGGAGATCAGCTCCCGGGTGCGGCGGATCTTCGGCAGCATGATGTCCAGGAACTTCTGCCCGCCGAAGCCCGGCTCCACGGTCATGATCAGGAGCATGTCCAGCTCGGGGAGCAGGTCCTCGTACGGCTCGATCGGCGTCGCGGGCTTGAGCGCCATCGACGCCCGCGCCCCCTTGGCCCGGATCTCCCGCGCCAGCCGCACGGGCGCGGCGGCGGCCTCCACGTGGAAGGTCACCGACCCGGCGCCCGCCTCCACGTACTGCGGGGCCCAGCGGTCCGGGTCCTCGATCATCAGGTGGCAGTCCAGCGGCGTGGACGTGGCCCGGCTCAGCGACTCGACGACCGGCACCCCGAGCGTGAGGTTGGGGACGAAATGGTTGTCCATCACGTCGACGTGGAGCCAGTCGGCGCCCTTGACGGCCTGCGCCTCGTCGGCCAGGCGGGCGAAGTCCGCGCTGAGGATGCTGGGGTTGATCTGGACGGTCATGCCCCAAGCCTGCCATGCGGCGGCCGCCGGCCGGACAGCGAGGGTCGCCCTCGCCGGCGGCGCGGCCCGGCATCGCCGGACGAGGAGACGGGGCCCCGGGGGCGGTGCCAGGCTTCGGCCCCGTGCCGCCCCGGCCGGCGGCCGACTGGCTGCCCGAGGCGGGTTACCGGCCGGGCGTCGACCTCTTCAGGGACGTCACGATCCCGCACCGCCCGGGAAGGAGACGGGACCCCGCGGACGCCGCCAGGCCCCGGCCTGTGCCACAGCGGCGCGCGGTCGGCCGACGGCCCGGAGCCGACCGGTCAGCCCGTGCGTCGCAGCAGCGCCAGGTACATCGCGTCCGTGCCGTGCAGGTGCGGCCACAGCTGGACGTCCGGGCCGTCGCCGAGCGCCGGGACGCCGGGCAGCAGCGGGCGGGCGTCGATCCACTCGGCCTCGACGCCGTCGCGCTTGAGGACGTCCTGGACCACGGCCCGGGTCTCCGCCGGGTGCGGGGAGCAGGTGGCGTAGCCGACGACGCCGCCAATCCGCACGGACAGCAGCGCCTCGTGCAGCAGGTCGCGCTGGAGCGGCCCGAACCCGGCCACGTCCTCCGCGCGCCGCCGCCAGCGGGCCTCGGGGCGGCGGCGCAGCGCGCCCAGGCCGGTGCAGGGGACGTCGACGAGGGCGCGGTCGAACGAGCCGGGACGCCACGGCGGGCGGGTGCCGTCGGCCGTCACCACCTGGTACGGGCCGGGGTTGCCGGCCAGCGCGCGGCCGACCAGCCGGGCGCGGTGCGGCTGGCGCTCGGCGGCGAGCAGGGCGGCGCCGCGCTCGGCGGCCAGGGCGGCGAGCAGCGCGGCCTTGCCGCCGGGTCCCGCGCAGCCGTCCAGCCAGCGGCGGTCGGGCCCGTCCAGCGGGGCCGCGGCGAGGGCGAGGGCGACGAGCTGGCTGCCCTCGTCCTGGACGCCGGCCCGGCCCTCGCGCACGGCGTCGATCGCGCCGGGCTCGCCGCCCTCGACCAGCCGGACGGCGTGCGGCGACCAGCGGCCCGGCAGGGCGCCGTCCTCGCCGAGCGCCGTCAGCAGCTCGGCGGTGGTGGCGCGGCCGGGCCGCGCGACGAGGGTGACGTCGGGCCGCTCGTTGTCGGCGTCGAGCAGGTCCTCGATGCCGGCGCGGCCGCCGCCGAGCGCGTCCCACAGCGCGGAGACGATCCAGCGCGGGTGCGCGTGGACGACGGCGAGGTGCTCCTCGGGGTCGTCGTCGTAGGGCGGGGCGACCCGCTCCAGCCAGCCGTCCAGATCGTGCGCGGTGACCTTGCGCAGCACGGCGTTGACGAACTTCGCCCGGCCGTCGCCGCAGACCACGCGGGCCAGTTCGACGGTGGCCGACACGGCCGCGTGCGGCGGGATGCGGGTGCCGAGCAGCTGGTGGACGCCGAGGCTCAGCACATCGAGCACCGGCGGGTCCACCTCGCGCAGCGGCCGGTCGACGCACGCGGCGAGGATCGCGTCGTACGTCCCCTGCCGGCGCAGCGTGCCGTAGACCAGCTCGGTGGCGAGGGCGGCGTCCCGGGCGTCGAAGTCCTCGTGCTTCTCCCGCGCCTTGCGCAGCAGCGGGGGGAGCACCAGGTTCGCGTACGCGTCGCGCTCGTCGACGGCCCGCAGCGCCTCGAAGGCGAGGATCCGGACCGGGTCCTTCTTGGGCCGGCGGTGCGGCTTCGCAGGGCGGCCGTTCTTCCGACGAGGCGGCTGCTGATCGTTCACGAAAGGTGCTCCGGAGCTGGGACGACGAAGGGGTCCAGCCTACGCCGCCGGGCCGTCCCCGAGCTTCTCGCCTGCGGTGATGCGGACACCGCGGGCCCAGTCGGCGGCCTGCATGGGCTTCTTGCCCTGCGGCCGCACCCACTGGAGCTCGACGGCGTGCGAGCCGGTGCCGACGTGGACGCTCTTCTTCCCGGCGGCGATCTCGCCGGGCGCGAGGTCCGTGCGCTCCGGGGCAAGCGCCAGCGACATGACCTTCAGCCGCTCGCCGCGGAACACCGTCCACGCGCCGGGGGCGGGGGCGCAGCCCCGGACGACGCGGTCGCAGCGCAGGGCGGGGGCGGTCCAGTCGATCCGGGCGTCCTCGACGCTGATCTTGGGGGCCAGGGAGACGCCCTCGGCGGGCTGCGGGACGGCCTCCAGGGTGCCGTCCTCGATCCCGTCCATCGTCGCGGCGAGCAGCCCGCCGCCGGCGAGCGCGAGCCGCGTCAGCAGGTCGCCGCTGGTGTCCGTGGGGCGGATCCGCTCGGTGAGGACGCCGTAGACGGGACCCGAGTCGAGGCCCTCCTCGATGAGGAAGGTCGAGGCGCCGGTGACCTCGTCGCCGGCCATCACCGCGTGCTGCACGGGGGCGGCGCCGCGCCAGGCCGGGAGCAGCGAGAAGTGCAGGTTCACCCAGCCGTGGCGGGGGATCTCCAGGGCGGCCTTGGGCAGCAGCGCGCCGTAGGCGACGACCGGGCAGCAGTCGGGCGCGATCTCGCGGAGCCGGGCGAGGAAGTCCTCGTCGCGCGGCCGGTTCGGCTTGAGGACCTCGATGCCCGCTTCCTCGGCGCGCTCGGCGACCGGGCTGGCGACCATCCGCCGGCCCCGCCCGGCCGGGGCGTCCGGGCGGGTGACCACGGCGACGACCTCGTGGCGGTCCGAGGCGAGCAGGGCGTCGAGGGCGGGGACCGCGACCTCGGGAGTACCGGCGAAGACGAGCCTCATGGGTGGCGAACTACCTCTCACGCGCCGAGCGGAACGGCGCACAGTCTAGGCCGTGCGCGGCCCGGCCGCCCCGTCGGCCTCACGGCTCGGGCAAGGGGCGTGCGACCGGCCGCACGCCCCATTCCGGCGGATGTGCGCCCCCATAGCGTGACCCGTCCGGCCTTGGCGCGTTGGGTCAAGAGAGATTGACCGACCCACCGGTCCGCCACCGCGGCCCGCTCCCACCGTCCGTCAACTCTCGCCCGTAACCGCCCCGTTCACCGCCGGTCCGAGAGGCTTGTTGATGCCCGACCACGCAACTCATGACGCCCAGGCACGAGCCAGCCTGCATCTCCTGGTCCGGGACATCGAGCGGGTCCGCCGACAGGTGGACGCGCTGCGTACCCTGACCGCTCAGCTGGGCAATGTCTACCGTCCACGCCGCACGGGCCCCTCGGCGGGCTTCGTCGTCTACGGCCGGGCCCCCGCCCCGACCGTCCGGCTGGCGCAGGAACTGCGCGACAGCGTCGAGACGCTGGTGACGGCGGCGGTGGACTTCGACCGCTCACTCGGCTTCTCGTGGGACGCGGTGGGCTCGGCGCTGGGCGTCACCAAGCAGGCGGTCCACCGCCGCTACGGCGCCCGCCGCGCCAACGGCCAGACCGCCACGGAAACGGCCCCGGCCCCCGAGCAGGCCGCGACGGTCGGCGCCCCGCCGGTCGTCCCCGTCGTCCCTGCGGCCCGCTCGGTCCCGGGCCAGCCCGCCGGCTCCCACCGCGAGGAACCACGCCCGCCGGCGTTCCCGGGGCCGCGCAACGGGTGAGGGCCGCCGCGGCGGCGGGGCCGCGGTGCTTGCGGGCGGTTCCGGTCCACTTGGGCTGGATATCGTGCTCGGGCGCACATCTCAGCCTGTCCGGCGTTCGAGGACGAGCGGCGAAGCCGCGATCACAGGGGGTCTGGGGGCTTGCCCCCAGGAAACGGTGATGGGGGTGCCCCCTCTGGGGGAGGGACCGGGGCACGACCCCATCCGCCTGGCCGGACGAATTGGCCGAGGCATCCGCCCAGGACCGTTCCCCGGCCCCGCCCGGCCGGCCTCCCGCCGTCCCCCCGACGGATGCCGGCACAGCAGCGCTCGGGACCCGGCGGATCGAACGCTGCCGAGCGACCGCGGGACGGCGCCGACCGGACAGCGCCGCACCGCCGACCAGCCGCACCCCCGGCCAGGGCCCCGCCCCGACCCGCTCAGCCGATGTCCGGCGGATCCATCCGCAGCCGTACCGGCTCACCGTCCCGGCGGGCGAGCCGGACCGCCTGCGCGGTCCGCAGCGCGGCGGCCAGCGCGGCGCCCTGCCCGGGGCGGACGCGGACCAGCGCCCGCTCCCAGTGCTCCCCCGGCGGCGGATCGCCGGGGCGGCGCGGGCGCCCGGCGGCCGGCGGCGGCACCGGGACGGGCCCGAGGACGTCGGCCCCCTCCGGCAGCTCCGCCGCCGCCAGGAACTCCGCGACGGCCTCCGGCGGCCCGCTGACCGCGGCCATCCGGGAGACCGGCGGGAAGCCCAGCTCCGCCCGTTCGGCGAGCTCCCGCACGGCGTGGCCCTCCGGGTCCCAGCGGACCAGCGCCTGCACCGGCCGCAGCGTCGGCTCGGCCACGACGACGACCGTGCCGCCCGCCGCCTGCCCCCGCACCAGCGCGGACGCGGCCAGCCAGCGGCGCAGGGCCTCCTCCCCCGCCCGCAGGTCGGGCAGGCCGAGCAGGGCCCAGCCGTCGAGCAGCAGGGCCGCCGCGTAGCCGCCCTCGGCGACCGGCTCCGCGCCGGGCGTGGCGACGACCAGGGCGGGGGCGCCGGGGACGGTGTCCAGTACGTGGTCGCGGCCCGAGGTGCGGACCGGGACGGCGGGGAACGCCCGGCCGAGCTCCTCGGCGGTCCGGCGCGCCCCCACCACCTGGGCGCGCAGCCGGGATCCGGCGCACTCGGGGCAGTGCCAATTGACCGCCTCCACGCCGCACCAGCCGCAGTGCAGCGCGCCGTCGCCGCCGCGCGCCTCCAGGGGGCCGGCGCAGCGCCCGCACCGAGCGGGCTCGCGGCAGCGCTCGCAGGCGAGCCGGGGGACGTAGCCCCGGCGGGGCACCTGGACCAGCACCGGGCCGTGCCGCAGCCCCTCCCGGGCCACCTGCCAGGCCAGTGAGGGCAGCCGGGCGGCGCGCGCCGCCTCGTCCCGGGCGAGATCGCCGTCGCCGACCGTGCGGACCAGCGGCGCGGCGGCCCGGACGCGGGCCCGGTCGGCGGCCAGCGGCAGCGCCCAGCCCGTACGGACCAGCTGCGCCGCCTCGACGCTGCACCCGAAGGCGCCCAGCAGGAACGCGGCCTTCTCCTGGGCCGCGCGCAGCAGGAGCACCTCGCGGGCGTGCGGCTGCGGCGCGTGCTGCTCGGCGTGGCTGGAGTCCGCGTCGTCCCAGATCGCGACGAAGCCCAGGTCCCGCACGGGCGCGAACATGGCGGCGCGGGTGCCGACGACGGCCCGTACCGCGCCGCGGTTGACCGCGAGCCAGCGCCGGTAGCGCTCCTCGGGCCCGGTGTCGGCGGTGAGCAGGACGTGCCGGCCGGGCCCGAGCAGCGCGGTGAGCGCGGCGTCGACCCGGGCCGCGGCCCGCCCGTCGGGGACGACGACCAGCGCGCCGCGCCGCGAGGCGAGCGCCGCCGCGGCGGCCCGGGCCAGCTCGTCGGCCCACTGCGGCCCGGGGAGCGCCGTCCACACCGCCCGCGGGCTCTCGCCCCGGGCCACGGCCTCCAGATAGCCGGGGCCGGTGGGGTAGCGGGCCCAGCCGCCGGGGTCCGGCGCGGCGGGCGGGGGCAGCAGCGGCCCGGACGGCTCGCCCTCGATCCGGGCGTGCCGGGGCGGCACGGCCAGCTGGAGGACGTCGGCGAGCGAGCCCGCGTACCGGTCGGCGACGGACCGGCAGAGCGCGAACAGCCGCGGGCCGAGGACGGGTTCGGGCGAGAGGACCTGGGCGATGGCGGCGAGCGGCCCCTGGTAGTCGGACTCCGGTACCCGCTCCACGATGAAGCCGTCGAGCAGACCGCCGCCCTCGCGGCGCCCGTCCCGTACGTTGCGGGTGCCCGCGCCGAAGCGGACCCGCACCCGGGCGCCCGGGCGGGCGTCCGCGTCCAGCTCGGCGGGCACGGCGTAGTCCCACAACTTGTCCAGGTGCACCGGCCCCTTGTCGACCAGCACCTTCGCGACCGGCAACTCCTTCGCCAGCGCGGCGCCCCGCCACGTTCGCGGCTTGGCCCGCGGCTTCTTCGCCTTGCGTACGGTTTCGCGGATCAGCGCGAGCTGTTCCCCTTGCGGGGGTGCTGGTTCGGGGTGCCCGTTCTCGCTGCTCACAGCTTCAGTCTTAGCAGAGGGCTCGGACAGTGGGGGTGGGTGTGCCCCGGTCCCGCCCTTTCACCGTTTCTTCCAGGGCTGCGCCCCGGACCCCGGCGTCGCGGCTTCGCCGCTCGTCCTCAATCGCCGGACGGGCTGGATACCGCGCCCGGGCGCACCACTCAGCCCGTCCGGCGTTTGAGGACAACCGCGCGGAGCGCGGTTTCGGGGGCGCGGGGGCTCGCCCCCGCAAGAAACGGCGAAAGGGCGGGACCGGGGCTCCGAAAACGACAACGGCCCCGGGAGCGGATACCCGCCCCGGGGCCGTACGCCACTACGTCAGAGACCCGCAGCCTTGCGCAGCGCGTCCACGCGGTCCGTCCGCTCCCACGTGAAGTCCTCGTGCTCACGCCCGAAGTGACCGTACGCCGCCGTCTGGGCGTAGATCGGCCGCAGCAGGTCCAGGTCGCGGATGATCGCGGCCGGCCGCAGGTCGAAGACCTCGCCGATGGCGTGCTCGATCTTCTCGGTGTCGACCGTGGCCGTCCCGAAGGTCTCGACGAACAGACCGACCGGCTCCGCCTTGCCGATCGCGTAAGCGACCTGCACCTCGCAGCGGGCGGCCAGCCCGGCGGCGACCACGTTCTTCGCGACCCAGCGCATCGCGTACGCGGCCGAGCGGTCGACCTTGGACGGGTCCTTGCCGGAGAAGGCGCCGCCACCGTGGCGGGCCATGCCGCCGTAGGTGTCGATGATGATCTTGCGGCCGGTGAGGCCGGCGTCGCCCATGGGGCCGCCGATCTCGAAGCGACCGGTGGGGTTGACCAGCAGGCGGTAGCCCTCGGTCTCCAGCTTGATGCCGTCCTCGACCAGCTCCTTGAGGACGTGCTCCACGACGTACTCGCGGATGTCGGGGGCGAGCAGCGAGTCCAGGTCGATGTCGGACGCGTGCTGCGAGGAGACGACGACGGTGTCCAGGCGGACCGCCTTGTTGCCGTCGTACTCGATGGTGACCTGGGTCTTGCCGTCGGG
This genomic interval carries:
- a CDS encoding MFS transporter, which translates into the protein MPDDIGRRRRVLVLLICCTSLLLVSLDGSAVNIALPALSTELHASMAGLQWIVDSYLLVLASLLMLAGSTADRIGRRRTFTAGLVVFTTGSLLCGFAPGLGWLVAFRVVQAIGGSMLNPVAMAIITNTFTDRAERARAIGVWGGVLGISMALGPVVGGALVDSVGWRAIFWINVPIGIAAVVLCRRFVPESKAARVRRFDPVGQLLVVVLLASLVYAVITGRERGWASAPIVALFALAAVVLVVLVGYERRRAEPLIEPRYFRSVPFSGASVIGFCGVGALGGFLFVEPLYLQGVRGLSAVDAGLYTLPLAAMMLVAGPVSGRLVAARGPRLPLVVAGTAITLAALGLTRVDADTPTAWLLADHALFGLGFGLMNPPITTTAVTGMPAERAGTAAGMMSTARQVGQASGVAVIGTVVSAHLDGPVRTHFAAASHGGWWIVTACGLVVAVLGAATTGPRARRTAVAAAAALTGEPAPERAGAGPVAGPVAGEAAGAGGGPGSGPAHAAGGGPAQAPESGPAQASGNGPAQASGSGSDQEQERLMKSAISPSDAVPE
- a CDS encoding sugar-binding transcriptional regulator; this translates as MGPAELVQAAAMARRFYLEGKSKIQIAEEFGVSRFKVARVLETALERDLVRIEIRVPAELDAERSDALRARYGLRHAVVVESPADAAEDAPDPENLGEVAAGLLGELVNEGDVLGLAWGRSTIHMAAALHRLPPCTVVQLTGVYDAGTAERGSVEAVRRAAQVSGGEAHPIYAPMLLPDPATAAALRGQTGIARAFEYFDKVTVAAVSIGSWEPGISTVYDMLSDEERTHYASLGAAAEMSAHLFDAEGRRIGRDLGERCITVEADRLRRIPEVVAIAGGARKAAAIGAVLRSGLVTSLVTDTAAADYLLTESAPGPRPALDRADPDV
- a CDS encoding GuaB1 family IMP dehydrogenase-related protein, producing MRFLNDQKPPYDLTYDDVFMVPSRSAVGSRQGVDLSAPDGTGTTIPLVVANMTAIAGRRMAETVARRGGLVVIPQDIPIEVVTDVITWVKSRHHVLDTPIVLAPTQTVADALSLLPKRAHGAGVVVDGDHRPVGVVTEHDLTGVDRFTQLSEVMSKELLLLDADIDPREAFNQLDAAHRKLAPAVDKDGKLAGILTRKGALRATLYTPATDADGKLRVAAAVGINGDVAGKAKALLDAGADTIVVDTAHGHQESMIAAIKAVRALDPRVPIVAGNIVAAEGVRDLVEAGADIIKVGVGPGAMCTTRMMTGVGRPQFSAVLECAAEAKKYGKHVWADGGVRHPRDVAMALAAGASNVMIGSWFAGTYESPGDLQQSADGRLYKESFGMASARAVRNRTSEESAYDRARKGLFEEGISTSRMFLDPARPGVEDLIDSIIAGVRSSCTYAGAGNLAEFHERAVVGVQSAAGYAEGKPLHASWQ
- a CDS encoding GNAT family N-acetyltransferase; translation: MTHQEIICRPSGPEDDAAVAALDGSFTTDTVYAVTPFPGSAEGFALRPVPVDPPVRKVFPDDEPDGEEAGDGARRYAAFAGDELCGFVATSYEPWNRRLTVEDIEVAPAYRGRGVGRALMECVAEQARECGAGHVWLEVTNINAPAIRSYLRMGFSFCGMDTTLYSGTASEGEIALFMSRSCS
- the rpe gene encoding ribulose-phosphate 3-epimerase yields the protein MTVQINPSILSADFARLADEAQAVKGADWLHVDVMDNHFVPNLTLGVPVVESLSRATSTPLDCHLMIEDPDRWAPQYVEAGAGSVTFHVEAAAAPVRLAREIRAKGARASMALKPATPIEPYEDLLPELDMLLIMTVEPGFGGQKFLDIMLPKIRRTRELISRHGLELWLQVDGGVSAETIERCAEAGADVFVAGSAVYGTDDPAAAVRSLRELAETATSAAPWACGH